A DNA window from Daucus carota subsp. sativus chromosome 3, DH1 v3.0, whole genome shotgun sequence contains the following coding sequences:
- the LOC108215084 gene encoding methyltransferase-like protein 2 produces the protein MAENERDNDKLTTFEKTGIYRFEKSNAVFIDPVRVLNRHYTRFKLSPSAYYSRFFDSANSNSQSVCRKRKRKAKTTSRPLNEKEQLANQRHLEARVFMLKAHEDLLGNNDILEFLRNLRGDEAAEGASVEQSFVELGTVWQAHMYEITLNHCHGDRSNNESQNGGSCRIQSCEPKTFLLFENLVVNETSNDAEAIFLNNKYILPKESSFFMSDLGKIHNLIPADSDRGFNLIVIDPPWENSSARQKLKYQTLPNRFFLSLPIKKLSHTEGALVALWVTNREKLRAFVENELFPKWGVKYMATMYWLKVKADGLLIGDLDLFHHRPYECLLLGYCVKEAVYCDRYFGLKPIPDNQVFISIPGDYSRKPPIGGELLYDNLSISRQQHAPRQSAQYSYFLERC, from the exons ATGGCGGAGAATGAAAGAGACAACGATAAGCTAACAACTTTCGAGAAAACCGGAATATACCGGTTCGAGAAATCGAACGCAGTCTTCATAGACCCGGTCCGAGTGCTGAACCGGCATTACACCCGGTTCAAGCTCTCTCCATCTGCTTACTACTCTCGTTTCTTCGATTCAGCGAATTCAAATTCACAGAGTGTTTGTAGAAAGAGGAAACGGAAGGCCAAAACGACGTCGCGGCCTCTTAATGAGAAAGAGCAGCTCGCTAATCAGCGTCATCTG GAGGCTAGGGTGTTTATGTTGAAGGCACATGAGGATTTACTTGGAAACAATGACATTTtagaatttttaagaaatttgagAGGTGATGAAGCTGCGGAAGGGGCAAGTGTTGAGCAGTCTTTTGTAGAGTTAGGAACTGTTTGGCAAGCTCATATGTATGAGATCACTCTAAATCATTGTCATGGTGATCGTTCGAATAATGAATCTCAAAATGGAG GTTCCTGCCGCATCCAGTCTTGTGAACCCAAAACGTTTCTTCTTTTCGAGAACTTGGTTGTTAATGAGACAAGCAATGATGCGGAGGCTATATTTTTGAACAACAAATACATATTACCTAAAGAGAGCAGTTTCTTTATG TCTGATTTGGGGAAGATTCACAACCTGATTCCTG CTGATTCTGATCGTGGTTTCAATCTTATTGTAATTGATCCACCATGGGAAAATAGCAGTGCTCGTCAAAAACTTAA GTACCAAACTTTGCCTAACAGGTTCTTTTTATCTCTTCCTATTAAGAAGCTAAGTCATACTGAGGGAGCATTAGTTGCTTTGTGGGTAACCAATAGAGAGAAGTTACGAGCTTTTGTTGAGAATGAACTGTTCCCCAAATGGGGAGTCAAATATATGGCTACCATGTACTGGTTAAAG GTGAAAGCAGATGGCTTATTGATTGGTGACTTGGATCTCTTTCATCATAGACCATATGAGTGCCTACTCCTAGGTTACTGTGTGAAGGAG GCTGTATACTGTGATCGATATTTTGGCTTAAAGCCTATACCTGACAATCAAGTCTTCATTAGCATTCCTGGAGATTACTCAAGAAAACCTCCGATTGGAG GTGAGCTATTATATGACAATTTAAGTATTAGCAGGCAGCAGCATGCACCTCGCCAATCTGCTCAATAT AGCTATTTTCTAGAGAGATGCTAG
- the LOC108213260 gene encoding pathogenesis-related thaumatin-like protein 3.5 has protein sequence MAMLQPLFLQLLVFFSLGSYVTSTIFTLQNSCSYTVWPGTLSGNGAAVLGEGGFSLAPGASINFPAPPGWSGRFWGRTGCTFSSEGILTCLTGDCPGGLKCTGGGTPPVTLVEFTLSGPEQTGKDFYDVSLVDGYNVGMGVKPLAGSGDCQYAGCVTDLNANCPPELSVINGGIVVACKSACEAFNAPEFCCTGDHATPATCTTTQYSVMFKTACPTAYSYAYDDLSSTCTCSGTDYLITFCPTV, from the coding sequence GAAGTTATGTGACATCTACAATATTTACACTACAAAACAGTTGTAGCTACACGGTCTGGCCCGGTACGCTGTCCGGAAATGGCGCTGCTGTACTAGGAGAAGGTGGCTTTTCTTTAGCTCCTGGCGCATCAATTAACTTCCCAGCGCCACCGGGCTGGTCTGGCCGCTTCTGGGGCCGGACCGGGTGCACCTTTTCCTCCGAGGGTATTCTAACCTGCCTGACAGGGGATTGCCCCGGAGGCCTAAAGTGCACGGGTGGGGGTACTCCGCCAGTAACCCTAGTCGAATTCACGCTCTCTGGCCCGGAACAAACAGGTAAAGACTTTTATGATGTCAGCCTTGTGGACGGATACAATGTAGGCATGGGGGTTAAGCCTTTGGCTGGATCTGGGGACTGTCAGTACGCGGGCTGTGTGACGGATTTAAATGCCAATTGCCCACCAGAGCTGAGCGTAATCAATGGTGGAATTGTCGTTGCCTGTAAAAGTGCATGCGAGGCGTTTAATGCACCGGAGTTCTGCTGCACCGGTGATCATGCAACGCCTGCAACATGCACAACAACGCAATACTCGGTGATGTTTAAGACCGCTTGTCCAACGGCCTATAGTTATGCATACGATGATTTATCTAGCACATGTACTTGTAGCGGAACTGATTATCTCATCACTTTCTGTCCAACTGTGTAG
- the LOC108215085 gene encoding NEDD8-conjugating enzyme Ubc12-like, with amino-acid sequence MIGLFKAKEKQREAAENSNGKPPGKKQSAGELRLHKDISELNLPKTCRMSFPNGKDNLMNFEVTIRPDEGYYLGGAFTFTFQISPIYPHEAPKVKCKTKIYHPNIDLEGNVCLNILREDWKPVLNINTIIYGLYHLFTEPNHEDPLNHDAAAVLRDNPKLFESNVRRAMSGGYIGQTYFTRCI; translated from the exons ATGATTGGATTGTTTAAAGCGAAGGAGAAGCAGAGAGAAGCTGCTGAGAATTCTAATGGGAAGCCTCCAGGCAAGAAGCAAAGTGCAGGAGAACTACGACTTCATAAGG ATATAAGCGAACTAAACCTTCCCAAAACATGCCGCATGTCATTCCCTAATGGCAAGGATAATCTGATGAACTTTGAAGTCACAATTCGACCTGATGAAGGATATTACTT GGGTGGCGCATTTACTTTCACGTTTCAAATATCTCCTATCTATCCTCATGAGGCaccaaaagtcaaatgcaagacAAAG ATCTACCATCCAAATATTGACTTGGAAGGAAATGTATGCCTTAACATTCTCCGGGAAGACTGGAAGCCTGTCCTTAATATTAACACAATTATTTATGGGTTATACCATCTCTTCACG GAACCAAATCACGAGGACCCCTTGAACCATGATGCAGCAGCAGTGCTGAGGGATAACCCCAAGTTGTTTGAATCTAATGTGAGAAGGGCAATGTCTGGTGGGTACATCGGTCAGACCTACTTCACTCGGTGCATATAG
- the LOC108214435 gene encoding disease resistance protein RPS2 has product MIDLNSIPFVGPLVAKISDKTIEALFRHVEYMFRYKGLVKDLKSENDKLLAEETKMSRKAEQESNNGRILEKYVVEWQKEVQEEQEKVTRCLQENEKLKSQQQNCPRYIRYIPLPHPISRYRLGKEAAKVAKSTTELTATGSHHLASQIAYLPLDMNVPVTAFQEFKSREKAYEKLEELVTDGSSSILGIYGIGGAGKTRLMERITTEAGKKGTFNKVVRANVGNEKLENKTIISIQNQIAGNLGCVFERQDDVGHRAGQLRSSLKQGGKILIILDDVWSRIPLGTIGIMSADGMSSKGGKILLTTRDHEVCQRNDCGDLVKVEPLTPAEAWDMFSETVGAKIIDSLQNISVAEDICKRCGGLPLVILAVGNALKFKPLDSWKDARNQLKFFKIQELPGISKDVYACLKWSFDNLVDDAKACLLLASIFPEDAHIYVSELVELARGSQLIKADDIRTRVYSMIYILKSASLVLQVRWGIIERIKLHDIIRDMARSIATKDYAFLFATSSSLPKHPADYSGLKVLHIDVEEETSLRFPSNVKCPELHTLSLYSSSWTSSWKTPRTLIQQDWINGKIFTNLIFLVLVGFSWPKKLSLKSLGELKTLWFDNCDLEFFGETDVKILPEGLENLCIWGSRMPKQLNVPELSHLRKLDIYSSSGGRLCMVPNTISRLSTLEELRLPSNFYINEECAEGGSLSVLDEISELPLTSLHIRSRVSKSSKLATMFSNLREFHLFVGEPPANNRSMNLSPVSVTKSIKLVNHDLVEGYQTLFQKAEEVILYETDFPGSSIGIRDTKEFINLRYMQIENCKAMEYLARISSPQGEIQESLQRSTPFSNLIKLEIKCCLSLKYLFCDSIARCLLLLEELHIRDCPLMEEVVREEGKSDGNIINMSKLRKMSLIKLPRLVHFYKDKIPYAQIQPLFDRMVAFPSLEMLDISGLEDITDIWGDNHDNASSFSQLKTLKVKFCNKLKNVIPPATLRSSLTSEVDTHGSHTDLVTGRAPEGLVKAVVSHNPYKKLQIFLKKTVRASRSVCRRTPTITEENLNDPSDISVQVPSQNTKVCPLVQMSLEWLPCLEKTGLNFEDQSGAVSLYPDLKKLNINICERLENVSIIPCTNGHLMNLEEMSVRQCITMREIIGAGPAGKHKMANGIVFHKLCSLQLSDLPSLTSFWGEASGEANSHKVEFPNLKKLQLRCGENTSLLEMIESGRDGSTFQLENLAISCGKEIQIPNRWLLQLDNLESLSLERCWSDELKSLRFQRLNKLTLGQLSCSSIFSFPDFERLQQLRELKISNCDSLEHIVEVVEGEEASGMDTKTVALLVLLEKVTLEGLPKLKSFIRTKSKNLIPCLEQVEGEPSILFTCSVFGNLQQLTWLEVKDCRLLEGIVEVARGNETSNRIIRFPKLWRIFFIDLPNLRNFSPATSYTFKMPKLYFFHLYRCPLVGNKPFLRIIAEQVDVYSDEHPEGIVVQNLNDYPRRINKLESVGESSKSNQDVEVEEEEEGVVVQEENEIQEET; this is encoded by the exons atGATAGATCTGAATTCCATTCCATTTGTAGGACCGTTGGTAGCTAAAATTTCCGACAAGACAATAGAAGCACTGTTCCGACATGTAGAATATATGTTCCGTTACAAGGGTCTTGTTAAGGATCTGAAATCTGAAAATGATAAACTTCTGGCTGAGGAGACGAAGATGTCCAGAAAAGCTGAGCAAGAAAGTAACAATGGTAGAATACTGGAGAAGTATGTGGTGGAGTGGCAGAAAGAAGTCCAAGAAGAGCAGGAGAAAGTCACGAGGTGTTTGcaagaaaatgagaagctaaagaGCCAACAGCAAAACTGTCCTCGCTACATCCGCTATATCCCACTTCCTCATCCCATCTCTCGTTATAGATTAGGCAAGGAGGCGGCCAAGGTGGCCAAGAGCACAACTGAGCTTACTGCAACCGGAAGTCACCACCTGGCAAGTCAAATTGCATATCTTCCTCTGGATATGAATGTACCTGTAACTGCATTTCAAGAGTTCAAATCTAGAGAAAAGGCTTATGAAAAGCTGGAGGAGCTAGTGACAGATGGAAGCTCTTCAATCCTTGGGATATATGGAATTGGAGGAGCCGGGAAGACTCGATTAATGGAGCGAATCACCACAGAAGCTGGTAAGAAGGGAACCTTTAACAAGGTCGTCCGAGCCAATGTGGGGAATGAGAAATTGGAGAACAAGACCATCATAAGCATACAAAACCAGATTGCAGGTAATTTAGGTTGCGTTTTTGAACGTCAAGATGATGTGGGACATAGAGCTGGTCAGCTGAGATCTAGTTTAAAGCAGGGGGGTAAGATACTCATCATCTTAGATGATGTATGGAGTAGGATACCTTTAGGTACTATCGGAATCATGTCTGCAGATGGTATGAGTTCCAAAGGAGgtaagattcttttgacgacACGAGATCACGAGGTATGCCAGCGTAACGACTGCGGGGATCTAGTCAAAGTAGAACCTCTTACACCTGCCGAAGCTTGGGATATGTTCAGTGAAACAGTTGGTGCTAAGATAATCGACTCTCTGCAGAATATATCCGTTGCCGAAGACATCTGTAAGAGATGCGGGGGTTTACCACTAGTCATTCTTGCTGTAGGTAACGCCCTCAAATTTAAGCCTCTTGATTCATGGAAGGATGCACGCAATCAacttaaatttttcaaaattcaagaaCTTCCTGGAATAAGCAAAGACGTGTATGCGTGTTTAAAGTGGAGTTTTGATAACTTGGTGGACGATGCGAAGGCATGTCTCTTGTTGGCTTCTATATTCCCTGAAGATGCTCACATTTATGTTAGCGAGTTGGTTGAGTTAGCAAGAGGCTCCCAGCTTATAAAGGCTGATGATATAAGAACAAGAGTATATTCAATGATTTATATTCTCAAGTCAGCCTCGTTGGTGCTTCAAGTCCGTTGGGGTATTATTGAACGTATCAAACTACATGACATAATAAGGGACATGGCAAGATCCATTGCTACCAAAGACTACGCATTCTTATTCGCAACAAGTAGCTCGTTGCCCAAGCATCCTGCTGATTACTCCGGTCTGAAAGTTCTGCATATAGATGTCGAGGAGGAGACTAGTCTACGTTTTCCAAGTAATGTAAAGTGCCCAGAACTGCATACACTGTCGCTATATTCATCATCATGGACATCATCATGGAAAACACCACGTACACTGATACAGCAG GACTGGATCAACggtaaaatatttacaaatctcATATTTCTGGTGCTTGTGGGGTTTTCCTGGCCAAAGAAATTGTCTCTCAAATCATTGGGTGAACTTAAAACGCTTTGGTTCGACAATTGTGACCTAGAGTTCTTTGGTGAGACGGATGTTAAAATTCTTCCAGAGGGACTGGAAAATCTTTGTATTTGGGGGTCTCGTATGCCAAAACAGTTGAATGTACCAGAACTGAGCCATCTTCGAAAGCTAGACATCTATTCCAGTTCCGGAGGTAGATTATGTATGGTGCCAAATACCATATCAAGACTATCCACTTTAGAAGAATTACGTTTGCCATCTAATTTCTACATCAATGAAGAATGTGCAGAAGGTGGATCATTGTCGGTATTGGACGAGATTAGTGAATTGCCACTGACAAGTTTACATATTCGTTCCCGAGTATCCAAGTCAAGTAAACTTGCAACTATGTTTTCCAACTTACGTGAATTCCATTTGTTTGTTGGTGAGCCGCCGGCTAATAATCGGTCTATGAATCTGTCACCTGTTTCAGTGACGAAGTCAATTAAGTTGGTCAACCACGATCTTGTAGAGGGCTACCAGACTCTATTTCAGAAGGCTGAAGAGGTGATATTGTATGAGACTGATTTCCCAGGGAGTAGCATTGGGATCAGAGACACTAAAGAATTTATCAACTTAAGGTACATGCAAATTGAAAATTGCAAGGCCATGGAGTATCTAGCAAGGATTTCATCACCACAGGGTGAGATTCAGGAAAGTCTTCAGCGATCAACACCTTTTTCTAACCTGATCAAATTGGAAATTAAGTGTTGTCTCAGCCTAAAATACCTCTTCTGCGACTCTATTGCAAGATGTCTCCTCCTACTGGAAGAGCTCCACATAAGGGACTGTCCTTTAATGGAAGAAGTTGTACGTGAGGAGGGCAAAAGTGATGGAAATATCATTAACATGTCCAAATTACGAAAAATGAGCTTAATTAAATTGCCAAGACTCGTACATTTTTACAAGGACAAGATTCCCTATGCGCAAATTCAACCTCTGTTTGACAGAATG GTTGCATTCCCTTCCTTGGAAATGTTGGATATCAGTGGTTTGGAAGACATAACTGACATTTGGGGAGATAATCATGACAATGCTTCCTCCTTTTCCCAACTGAAGACCCTGAAAGTAAAATTCTGTAATAAGCTTAAAAATGTGATCCCACCTGCCACGTTGCGTAGTTCACTCACCTCTGAAGTTGACACTCATGGAAGCCACACAGATTTGGTTACTGGCAGAGCTCCCGAAGGACTTGTGAAGGCCGTGGTTTCTCATAATCCAtacaaaaaattacaaatttttttgaagaaaactgTACGTGCGTCGAGATCTGTATGCAGGAGGACCCCCACAATAACAGAAGAAAATTTGAATGATCCCTCTGATATTTCAGTTCAAGTTCCGTCCCAAAACACAAAGGTATGTCCATTggttcaaatgagtctagaatggtTGCCTTGTTTGGAAAAGACAGGGTTGAACTTTGAGGACCAATCCGGAGCAGTGAGTTTGTACCCGGATcttaaaaagttaaatataaatatatgcgaAAGATTGGAAAACGTGTCCATCATACCTTGTACCAACGGACATTTGATGAACCTTGAGGAAATGTCCGTGAGGCAATGCATTACGATGAGAGAGATAATTGGGGCAGGACCGGCAGGTAAACACAAAATGGCCAATGGCATTGTGTTCCATAAGTTGTGTTCTCTTCAACTAAGTGACTTGCCAAGTTTGACCAGTTTTTGGGGGGAGGCCAGTGGGGAAGCCAACAGCCACaag GTTGAATTCCCAAACTTGAAGAAGCTTCAACTCCGTTGTGGGGAAAATACTAGCTTACTGGAAATGATAGAGTCAGGCAGAGATGGTTCTACTTTTCAGCTGGAGAACTTAGCAATAAGCTGTGGTAAGGAGATACAAATTCCTAACCGATGGCTACTTCAATTAGATAATCTGGAAAGCTTGTCACTGGAACGCTGTTGGTCAGATGAGCTGAAATCTCTACGTTTCCAGAGATTGAATAAACTCACACTTGGTCAACTTAGTTGCTCTAGTATTTTCTCATTCCCAGACTTTGAAAGACTTCAACAGCTCCGAGAATTAAAAATAAGCAACTGTGATTCATTGGAACATATCGTGGAGGTTGTTGAGGGTGAAGAAGCTTCTGGCATGGATACGAAGACTGTTGCACTACTAGTTCTGCTGGAGAAAGTCACTCTTGAGGGTTTGCCAAAACTCAAAAGTTTTATTCGCACAAAGTCTAAGAATCTTATCCCCTGTTTAGAGCAGGTGGAAGGGGAACCCTCGATTCTTTTCACATGCTCTGTCTTTGGAAACCTCCAACAGCTGACATGGTTAGAAGTGAAAGATTGCAGATTATTGGAAGGCATCGTAGAGGTTGCAAGAGGCAATGAGACTTCTAACAGGATTATCAGATTCCCTAAACTCTGGAGAATTTTTTTCATAGATTTGCCAAACCTCCGGAATTTCAGTCCCGCTACAAGCTATACTTTCAAGATGcccaaattatatttttttcacctGTATCGTTGTCCCCTGGTTGGGAATAAACCCTTCTTGCGAATAATCGCAGAACAGGTAGATGTTTATTCCGACGAGCATCCAGAAGGGATAGTCGTTCAAAACCTCAACGACTACCCGAGAAGAATAAACAAGCTCGAAAGCGTGGGGGAATCAAGTAAAAGCAATCAGGATGTGGAAGttgaagaagaggaagagggAGTTGTTGTACAAGAAGAAAATGAGATACAAGAGGAGACCTGA
- the LOC108215277 gene encoding protein BRASSINAZOLE-RESISTANT 1, with product MMNWEGESPASSAAAGGSGGGGRRKPSWRERENNKRRERRRRAIAAKIYAGLRAQGNFNLPKHCDNNEVLKALCARAGWVVESDGTTYRKGSRPPSLDIGSMDIGGTSTHTTPCSSRWPSPPSSAFQSPIPSYQPSPSSSSFPSPSRLDAQMSSNPFSFMRYSNPSSLPPLRISNSCPVTPPLSSSTTGISMQNFNWESIAKQSASLSFPFLAASAPSSPTRGQRVPPATIPECDESDSSTVDSERWMNFKTCAPPLVPTSPTFNLVKPATQNISSQNALSDKGKGIDFEFEKEPVKAWEGERIHEVGLDDLELTLGSGGMQ from the exons atgatgaaTTGGGAAGGTGAATCACCTGCATCATCAGCTGCAGCTGGAGGTAGTGGAGGAGGAGGGAGGAGGAAGCCGTcatggagggagagagagaataaCAAGAGGAGAGAGAGGAGGAGGAGAGCAATAGCAGCAAAGATATATGCGGGTTTGAGAGCTCAAGGGAACTTTAATCTACCTAAGCATTGTGATAATAACGAGGTTCTGAAAGCTCTTTGTGCTCGTGCTGGTTGGGTTGTTGAATCTGATGGCACTACTTATCGAAAG GGATCAAGACCGCCCTCACTTGATATTGGATCAATGGATATTGGTGGTACTTCAACCCACACCACCCCATGCTCTTCAAGATGGCCAAGTCCCCCATCTTCAGCATTTCAAAGTCCTATTCCTTCTTATCAACCAAGTCCATCGTCCTCTTCCTTCCCAAGTCCGTCCAGGCTTGATGCTCAGATGTCATCAAATCCATTTTCATTTATGCGTTATTCCAATCCATCATCTCTCCCTCCACTTCGGATTTCAAATAGTTGCCCCGTAACACCACCTCTGTCATCATCGACCACCGGAATCTCCATGCAAAATTTCAATTGGGAGTCCATTGCCAAACAATCTGCGTCATTGAGTTTCCCCTTTTTGGCTGCTTCTGCCCCTAGTAGTCCAACTCGTGGCCAACGTGTCCCTCCAGCCACTATACCGGAATGTGATGAATCTGATTCCTCCACAGTTGATTCAGAACGATGGATGAACTTCAAAACATGTGCACCCCCTTTGGTTCCAACCTCTCCGACTTTTAATCTTGTGAAACCTGCGACACAGAACATTTCTTCCCAGAATGCACTCTCAGATAAAGGAAAAGGGATAGATTTTGAGTTCGAGAAAGAACCAGTGAAGGCATGGGAAGGGGAGAGGATTCATGAGGTGGGATTAGACGATTTGGAGCTGACACTGGGAAGTGGGGGAATGCAGTGA